The Gloeobacter violaceus PCC 7421 DNA window GCCATGCCCGGTTCGTTCGATTTGAGCGTCGGACAGGATAGGAAGATCCAGGGCCGCTCAAGGTCGTCTGTGAGTTGGCGGCGGTAGGCGCCGTTGAGATCCCCGTCCGGGTAGTACCAGATATTCCAGTTGCCGATGCCGTAGCGGCTTGGGTCGAAGGTTTTATCCAGACCCAGATAGACATTGAAGGCACTCGCCGAGTACTCGTAGCCGGTCAGCCGCTGCCGCTCCCGTTCGCTCAGGGCGGTGGGATCGTCCATCAACCCCACCGTGAGCTTCGGATCGAGATCGCTGATGTAGGCGGCGGCCCGGTAGAGCTTCCCGGCGGCCACTATCCCGTCCACGCGGTGATCTTTGATGTGGATCTGCTCGACGGGTGTTCGGTAGTGCACCGCCCCGCCGCCCTCGACAATCGCCGATGCGATCGTATCGACGAAGTGCTTGAAGTGGTGCCGGGGGTAATAGGCGCCTTCGGCGTAGTCGCGTACTAGTGAGGTATGGGTATAAAGGGCTATCTCCGCCGGCGGCAGGGCGTAATCGCCGCTCTGGCCCGCCAGGATCGCCTGCAACTTTGGCGAGAGACCCACTTCGTCGTAAAGATCCTGCAGCGTCCAGTGGCGCCTGGCGAATAAATTCCAGTATTTGGGCAACTTTAACCAGTCGGACCATTTTTGATCGAACCAGTTGACTTCGCGCAGCAGTGCGCGCATCTCCTCGTGCAACCCGCTGATCGCATCGCAGTAGCGACGGATGGCGACGGTCTCCTCGGGGAAAGTCGCGATGAGCCGCTCGCGCAATCGCTCCCAACCGAGGGGAATGGCAAAGTCGGCCTCCGGTGTCACCACCCGGTCGATGCACTCGGGATCGAGGGAATTAAATTCGATTTGCCGGTCGATGTGGCGCAGAAACTGACCGATGGTCTGCTCCGGGGCGCACTGGGAGACATAGTGCACATCGGCACAAAAGCGGTAGTCTCCGTAGTCAAACGTATGACAACAGCCGCCGGGCAGATAGTGTTGTTCGAGGACGGCGACGCGGTG harbors:
- a CDS encoding phytoene desaturase family protein: MENFDFVVLGAGLGGLSAAACLTRQGHRVAVLEQHYLPGGCCHTFDYGDYRFCADVHYVSQCAPEQTIGQFLRHIDRQIEFNSLDPECIDRVVTPEADFAIPLGWERLRERLIATFPEETVAIRRYCDAISGLHEEMRALLREVNWFDQKWSDWLKLPKYWNLFARRHWTLQDLYDEVGLSPKLQAILAGQSGDYALPPAEIALYTHTSLVRDYAEGAYYPRHHFKHFVDTIASAIVEGGGAVHYRTPVEQIHIKDHRVDGIVAAGKLYRAAAYISDLDPKLTVGLMDDPTALSERERQRLTGYEYSASAFNVYLGLDKTFDPSRYGIGNWNIWYYPDGDLNGAYRRQLTDDLERPWIFLSCPTLKSNEPGMAPAGNHVLEIATVCAYAPFKQLRETKPEAYKARKREVYRQVMESTRDLIPDIDKYVRMKIFGTPTTSEFYLGQPEGNIYGAKLIPSQVGLHRLGYRTELPNLFLVGASAGYPSVPGVIGNGMDVAQLLTGQPIRSRPGSARPLVRS